The Pseudodesulfovibrio sp. zrk46 genome contains a region encoding:
- the aspS gene encoding aspartate--tRNA ligase — protein MSEHQEERDYSEFRVIEDLAGWRRTHHNNELTAANMDEEVCLMGWVQFRRDHGGLIFLDLRDREGLTQVVFNPEDNADVHERAHAIRPEYVIAIKGKVRPRPEGMANPNMVTGEVEIEVSEYKLLNTSDTPPFPIEDRVEVGENLRLKYRFLDLRRPSLAKNFIIRNKAAQSVRRYLDSLGFLEIETPVLTKSTPEGARDFLVPSRVNQGEFYALPQSPQLFKQMLMVSGMDRYFQIVKCFRDEDLRADRQPEFTQIDIEMSFPDEGQIQEMAEGLVKGMFKETIGVELPESFPHMTYADAMRDYGVDKPDLRFGLKHVDITDVFKGSGFKVFASSELVKVMVVPGGAELSRKEIDEYTKYVEIYGSKGLAWIKVKEDGEWQSPIVKFFSEEEIAELKSRTNCQPGDILFFQAGAADIANAALGNLRCELGKRFDLIKEDDYQAVWITDFPLLEYDADEKRYVARHHPFTSCLPDQLEVLAEKPGDAIARAYDLVINGYEVGGGSIRIHTPEMQEKMFAALGIDDEEANEKFGFLMDALKFGAPPHGGIAFGLDRLIMILTGSKSIRDVIAFPKTQKATCLMTEAPSEVPTKQLRELGVRLREKKQDKE, from the coding sequence ATGTCTGAGCATCAAGAAGAGAGAGATTACAGCGAATTCCGTGTTATTGAGGACCTTGCCGGTTGGCGTCGTACTCACCATAACAACGAGTTGACCGCTGCCAATATGGACGAGGAAGTCTGTCTCATGGGTTGGGTGCAATTTCGCCGCGACCATGGTGGACTGATCTTCCTCGACCTGCGTGACCGTGAGGGTCTGACTCAGGTTGTCTTCAATCCCGAGGACAATGCCGATGTCCATGAGCGTGCCCACGCCATCCGCCCCGAGTACGTCATCGCGATCAAGGGTAAGGTTCGCCCCCGTCCCGAGGGCATGGCCAATCCGAACATGGTCACCGGTGAAGTGGAGATCGAGGTCTCCGAGTACAAGCTGCTCAACACCTCCGACACCCCGCCGTTCCCCATCGAGGACCGCGTCGAAGTCGGCGAAAACCTGCGCCTGAAGTACCGCTTCCTCGACCTGCGCCGCCCCTCTCTGGCCAAGAATTTCATCATCCGCAACAAGGCTGCCCAGTCTGTGCGCCGCTACCTGGATTCCCTCGGTTTCCTCGAAATCGAGACCCCGGTGCTGACCAAATCCACTCCGGAAGGCGCTCGTGACTTCCTGGTTCCCAGCCGCGTGAATCAGGGCGAGTTCTACGCCCTGCCGCAGTCCCCGCAGCTGTTCAAGCAGATGCTGATGGTCTCCGGCATGGACCGCTACTTCCAGATCGTGAAGTGCTTCCGCGACGAAGATCTGCGCGCCGACCGTCAGCCTGAATTCACCCAGATCGATATCGAGATGTCCTTCCCGGACGAAGGTCAGATTCAGGAAATGGCTGAAGGTCTGGTCAAAGGCATGTTCAAGGAAACCATCGGCGTGGAACTGCCCGAGTCCTTCCCGCACATGACCTACGCCGACGCCATGCGCGACTACGGTGTCGATAAACCTGACCTCCGCTTCGGCCTCAAGCACGTCGACATCACTGATGTGTTCAAGGGCTCCGGCTTCAAGGTCTTCGCCTCTTCCGAGCTGGTGAAGGTCATGGTCGTTCCCGGCGGCGCCGAGCTGTCCCGTAAGGAAATCGACGAATACACCAAGTACGTCGAGATCTACGGCTCCAAGGGCCTCGCATGGATCAAGGTCAAGGAAGACGGCGAATGGCAGTCTCCCATCGTCAAGTTCTTCTCCGAGGAAGAGATTGCGGAACTCAAGAGCCGCACCAACTGCCAGCCCGGCGACATCCTCTTCTTCCAGGCCGGTGCCGCAGACATCGCCAACGCCGCCCTCGGCAACCTGCGTTGCGAGCTCGGCAAGCGCTTCGACCTCATCAAGGAAGACGACTATCAGGCTGTCTGGATCACCGACTTCCCGCTGCTCGAATACGATGCTGACGAAAAGCGCTACGTCGCCCGTCACCATCCCTTCACCTCCTGCCTGCCCGACCAGCTTGAAGTTCTGGCTGAAAAGCCCGGCGACGCCATTGCCCGCGCTTACGACCTGGTCATCAACGGTTACGAGGTCGGCGGTGGTTCCATCCGTATCCACACCCCCGAGATGCAGGAGAAGATGTTCGCCGCTCTCGGCATCGACGACGAAGAAGCCAACGAGAAGTTCGGCTTCCTCATGGACGCCCTCAAGTTCGGCGCACCGCCCCACGGCGGCATCGCCTTCGGTCTGGATCGTCTCATCATGATCCTCACCGGCTCCAAGTCCATCCGCGACGTCATCGCCTTCCCCAAGACCCAGAAGGCAACCTGTCTCATGACCGAAGCTCCTTCCGAAGTGCCCACCAAGCAGCTGCGCGAGCTCGGTGTGCGTCTTCGCGAGAAGAAGCAGGACAAGGAATAG
- the hisS gene encoding histidine--tRNA ligase produces MAKVQKIKGFVDLFPEEAAKFTYMERVARETFGRYGFGELRTPVLEKTELFQKSIGEDTDVVGKEMFTFPDRKDRLLTMRPEATAGVVRAFIDSKTHQPGKVSKYFTFGPMFRYERPQKGRQRQFHQLNAEIFGANEAQADGELILMLRTFLNNLGLTKLTIELNSLGCHECRPTYKQALVDYYKSKDKDKFCEDCQRRMETNPLRVLDCKVPACKELVVDAPVITDHLCEECEAHFADVKAILDGAGVSYELNPRLVRGLDYYVRTCFEVASYDIGSQTAVAGGGRYDGLIKNLGGPDCSATGFACGMERLALLLDHVELDRPDFYLAVVDKDAANEAMLFAQELREKGLKGDVSYAGGSMKSRMRAANKSGAKVCLIMGGDEMVNKTITVKYMEEERDQETLERSLYLASL; encoded by the coding sequence ATGGCAAAAGTACAAAAAATCAAGGGATTCGTAGACCTGTTTCCGGAAGAGGCCGCCAAGTTCACCTACATGGAACGTGTGGCGCGCGAAACCTTCGGCCGTTACGGATTCGGCGAACTGCGTACCCCTGTGCTGGAAAAGACCGAGCTTTTCCAGAAATCCATCGGCGAGGACACCGATGTTGTGGGCAAGGAAATGTTCACTTTCCCTGACCGCAAGGACCGCCTGCTGACCATGCGCCCCGAAGCCACCGCCGGTGTGGTTCGTGCATTCATCGACTCCAAGACGCATCAGCCTGGCAAGGTCTCCAAATATTTCACTTTCGGCCCCATGTTCCGCTACGAGCGTCCGCAGAAGGGCCGTCAGCGCCAGTTCCATCAGCTTAATGCCGAGATCTTCGGCGCCAATGAGGCGCAGGCAGATGGCGAGCTCATCCTGATGCTTCGCACCTTCCTGAACAACCTCGGCCTGACCAAGCTGACCATCGAACTGAACTCCCTTGGCTGTCACGAATGTCGCCCGACCTACAAGCAGGCCCTCGTGGATTACTACAAGTCCAAGGACAAGGATAAATTTTGTGAAGACTGCCAGCGTCGCATGGAGACCAACCCTCTCCGCGTGCTCGATTGCAAGGTGCCTGCCTGCAAGGAGCTCGTTGTCGACGCCCCGGTCATCACCGACCATCTGTGTGAGGAGTGCGAGGCTCACTTTGCCGATGTCAAAGCCATTCTGGATGGCGCTGGCGTCAGCTACGAACTGAATCCGCGTCTCGTCCGCGGTCTCGACTACTACGTGCGCACCTGTTTCGAAGTGGCCTCCTACGACATCGGTTCCCAGACCGCTGTTGCCGGTGGCGGCCGTTACGACGGTCTGATCAAGAACCTCGGCGGCCCCGACTGTTCGGCCACCGGTTTCGCCTGCGGCATGGAGCGTCTGGCCCTGCTGCTCGATCATGTCGAACTGGATCGCCCGGATTTCTATCTCGCCGTTGTGGACAAGGACGCTGCCAACGAGGCCATGCTCTTTGCTCAGGAACTTCGCGAGAAGGGCCTCAAGGGCGATGTCAGCTACGCTGGCGGCTCCATGAAGTCCCGCATGCGTGCGGCCAACAAGTCCGGCGCAAAGGTCTGCCTGATCATGGGCGGCGACGAGATGGTCAACAAGACCATCACCGTCAAGTACATGGAAGAAGAGCGCGATCAGGAAACCCTGGAACGCTCCCTGTATCTGGCGAGCCTGTAG
- a CDS encoding molybdopterin-dependent oxidoreductase: protein MSKITACTMDCGDNCSLIVDAENRTIKGNSRHPFTKGFCCKKGTRYFDRIDAEDRITTPQIKDGSSFREASWDEALNLIAGKIDALRDTPEKMLHARGFGYRGILAKASQVFFKKLGTSTLYGAVCDGTGMEACVRDFGALNHNNPEDILNADRVINWGRDMTKCSIHQLHLIHKARKNGTEVLTISPGGDDTAEFSDVNVVIRPGTDRFLAAAVLKLYLEAGDLNPWVLNRCANWPALRGLIDGYKLSELTSMCEVPTADVEMIYDWYADTGNVATILSWGLQRHFYGGENVRFINALAMISGNIGVSGGGSYYNISSSRNLGSWEHLVMDEDPERRELLVQNLGEELRNADPKVEFIWVDGHNVVNQVPDCLSVAEQFRKPFVVSVDGFMTDTAMTADVILPPAFMFEREDVLGSMLHNYVQYCAEAVEPRGQARSDFDMLTDLGARLADPIALPDKETCLKEGLKKGGFSLEELRTNGFVKANHPYVAFENMQFAHLDGLYRFPETLTAEPQRNPDYPFNLITTVRRKYLHSQIPEKDQRGVPTVWVSKNNPAWGLLNPAEDFYLVTPIGAMQVQVKTDDSIHPRAVIMRRGGWMKMGHNANVISQPLMTDMGDGTAYYSQTCRLENR from the coding sequence ATGAGCAAAATCACTGCCTGCACCATGGATTGTGGCGACAACTGTTCCCTGATCGTGGATGCGGAAAACAGGACCATCAAAGGCAACTCGCGCCACCCGTTCACCAAGGGTTTCTGCTGTAAAAAGGGCACCCGCTACTTCGACCGTATCGATGCGGAAGACCGTATCACCACGCCCCAGATCAAGGACGGCAGCTCCTTCCGTGAAGCGTCATGGGATGAAGCCTTGAACCTCATTGCCGGCAAGATCGACGCCCTGCGCGACACGCCGGAGAAGATGCTCCACGCGCGCGGCTTCGGCTATCGCGGCATCCTCGCCAAGGCGAGCCAGGTTTTCTTCAAGAAGCTCGGCACCTCCACCCTCTACGGCGCGGTCTGCGACGGCACGGGCATGGAAGCCTGCGTCCGCGACTTCGGCGCGCTGAATCACAACAATCCCGAGGACATCCTCAACGCGGACCGGGTCATCAACTGGGGCCGCGACATGACCAAGTGCTCCATCCACCAGTTGCACCTGATCCACAAGGCACGCAAGAACGGCACCGAGGTGCTGACCATTTCTCCCGGCGGCGACGACACTGCCGAATTCTCGGACGTCAACGTGGTCATCCGTCCCGGCACCGACCGCTTTCTCGCGGCCGCCGTGCTCAAGCTCTACCTCGAAGCGGGCGACCTGAACCCGTGGGTGCTCAACCGCTGCGCCAACTGGCCCGCCCTGCGCGGTCTCATCGACGGATACAAGCTCTCTGAGTTGACCAGCATGTGCGAGGTGCCCACCGCAGACGTGGAGATGATCTACGACTGGTATGCCGACACCGGCAACGTGGCCACCATTCTCTCGTGGGGCCTCCAGCGCCATTTCTACGGCGGCGAAAACGTCCGCTTCATCAACGCGCTGGCCATGATTTCCGGTAATATCGGTGTCTCCGGCGGCGGCTCCTACTACAACATTTCTTCCAGCCGCAATCTCGGTTCCTGGGAGCATCTCGTCATGGACGAAGACCCCGAGCGACGCGAGTTGCTCGTCCAGAACCTCGGCGAAGAGTTGCGCAACGCCGACCCCAAGGTGGAATTCATCTGGGTGGACGGCCACAACGTGGTCAATCAGGTCCCGGACTGCCTGTCCGTGGCCGAGCAGTTCCGCAAGCCCTTCGTCGTTTCCGTAGACGGGTTCATGACCGACACCGCCATGACCGCTGATGTCATCCTGCCACCCGCCTTCATGTTCGAGCGCGAGGACGTGCTCGGCTCCATGCTTCACAACTACGTGCAGTATTGCGCCGAGGCCGTTGAGCCGCGCGGTCAGGCCCGTTCCGATTTCGACATGCTCACCGATCTCGGTGCGCGTCTCGCTGATCCCATTGCCCTACCCGACAAGGAGACCTGTCTCAAGGAAGGACTCAAGAAGGGTGGCTTCTCCCTCGAAGAGTTGCGCACCAACGGGTTCGTCAAGGCGAACCATCCCTACGTCGCCTTCGAGAACATGCAGTTCGCCCATCTCGACGGTCTCTATCGATTCCCGGAGACTCTCACGGCCGAGCCGCAGCGCAATCCCGACTATCCGTTCAACCTGATCACCACGGTCCGTCGCAAGTATCTCCACTCCCAGATTCCCGAGAAGGATCAACGCGGGGTGCCCACGGTCTGGGTGTCCAAAAACAACCCCGCATGGGGACTGCTCAACCCGGCCGAGGATTTCTATCTCGTCACACCCATCGGTGCCATGCAGGTGCAGGTCAAGACCGACGATTCCATTCATCCCCGCGCCGTCATCATGCGCCGAGGCGGGTGGATGAAGATGGGCCACAACGCCAACGTCATCTCCCAGCCGCTCATGACCGACATGGGTGATGGAACGGCCTACTACAGCCAGACCTGTAGGCTGGAAAACAGGTAA
- a CDS encoding FAD-dependent oxidoreductase, which translates to MKTKYLIIGAGPTGLGAAYRFKELGMDDYVVLERNDYAGGLATSFKDDAGFTWDIGGHVVFSHYDYFDDLMDSLLGDERLEHERESWVRTSGTWVPYPFQNNVRYLPRESRWECVEGLLPGNRSEAKPGNFGEWINHIFGAGIAKHFMNPYNFKVWATPPELMQFDWIGERVSVVDLKMVLKNIILERDDIAWGPNNTFKFPLYGGTGEIFKRMGRRVQDRIEYGQSVVSIDPDKKIVTTDKGLEIEYEVLFNTGPLDILASQWLTTKDTAMIDAAAGLTHNSVYVGGVGVDIKEEAERNSKCWMYFPESNSPFYRVTNFHNYSPNNVARPGEQLAFMCESSFSKHKAEKVDELMDRTIEGLVNTSMLDASRVDDICTKWEITVDYGYPVPTLERDQSLRTIQPRLEEKDIYSRGRFGGWKYEVSNMDHSVMQGVEWAELMVTGAPESTYSWE; encoded by the coding sequence GTGAAGACCAAATATCTGATCATCGGAGCAGGCCCCACCGGACTCGGTGCAGCGTATCGTTTCAAGGAACTCGGCATGGACGACTACGTCGTGCTGGAACGCAACGACTATGCAGGCGGTCTGGCCACCAGCTTCAAGGACGACGCAGGGTTTACATGGGATATCGGCGGCCACGTCGTGTTTTCCCACTACGATTATTTCGATGATCTGATGGATTCACTGCTCGGCGACGAGCGGTTGGAACACGAGCGCGAATCATGGGTCCGCACCTCGGGCACATGGGTGCCGTACCCGTTCCAGAACAACGTCCGCTACCTGCCGCGCGAGTCCCGCTGGGAGTGCGTGGAAGGATTGCTGCCGGGCAACCGGTCCGAGGCCAAGCCGGGCAACTTCGGGGAATGGATCAATCATATTTTTGGTGCGGGCATCGCCAAGCACTTCATGAATCCCTACAACTTCAAGGTGTGGGCCACGCCGCCGGAGCTGATGCAGTTCGACTGGATCGGCGAACGCGTCAGCGTGGTGGACCTGAAGATGGTGCTCAAGAACATCATCCTTGAGCGCGACGACATCGCATGGGGTCCCAACAACACCTTCAAGTTCCCGCTGTACGGCGGTACCGGTGAAATCTTCAAACGCATGGGCCGCCGCGTGCAGGACCGCATCGAATACGGCCAGAGCGTGGTGTCCATTGATCCCGACAAAAAGATCGTGACCACGGACAAGGGCCTTGAGATCGAATACGAGGTGCTATTCAACACCGGGCCCCTCGACATCCTCGCAAGCCAGTGGCTGACCACCAAGGACACGGCCATGATCGATGCGGCCGCGGGCCTGACCCACAACTCCGTGTACGTGGGCGGCGTGGGCGTGGATATCAAGGAAGAGGCCGAACGCAATTCCAAGTGCTGGATGTACTTCCCGGAATCCAATTCCCCGTTCTACCGGGTGACCAATTTCCACAATTACTCGCCCAACAACGTGGCCCGTCCCGGCGAACAGTTGGCCTTTATGTGCGAGTCGTCTTTTTCCAAGCACAAGGCGGAAAAGGTAGACGAACTCATGGACCGAACCATAGAGGGTCTGGTAAACACCTCCATGCTGGATGCGTCCAGAGTGGACGACATCTGCACCAAGTGGGAGATCACCGTGGACTACGGCTATCCCGTACCGACTCTCGAGCGCGATCAGTCCCTGCGCACCATCCAGCCGCGGCTGGAGGAGAAGGACATATACTCGCGCGGCCGCTTCGGCGGATGGAAGTACGAAGTGTCCAACATGGACCACTCCGTCATGCAGGGGGTCGAATGGGCCGAACTGATGGTCACCGGTGCTCCTGAATCCACGTATTCATGGGAATAG
- a CDS encoding Xaa-Pro peptidase family protein has protein sequence MSTNIFEQRRDNLKRLLTDKGIPALLVSHAANRYYLSGFELHDAQCNESTGWLVVTADGDDYLFTDPRYTDAALKVWDEDKLFIYSANKFELVSNTLQGKGIKAMGVEPKALHLFDYDKLNERFTLQSTDNVVEELRIIKDEDEIRRMDASIALNHKLFEYIEGQLEPGKTEEQVAWEVEKFFRENGAEELAFSTIVGVGPNAALPHAIPGQDQLRENDMVLIDTGCRLEDYNSDQTRTFWVGDKQSDRFKETMDLVRAAQQAAIDIIRPGLSYLDAYKASYAVFEKAGVAAMFTHGLGHGIGLETHEPPSLSKAAKGTLKPGMVVTVEPGLYDAKWGGIRWEYQVLVTEDGCRIM, from the coding sequence ATGAGCACCAACATATTTGAGCAGCGCCGTGACAATCTCAAGCGACTGCTGACCGATAAAGGCATCCCCGCGCTGCTCGTTTCGCACGCGGCCAATAGGTATTACCTGAGCGGCTTCGAGCTCCACGACGCCCAGTGCAACGAGTCCACCGGCTGGCTGGTGGTCACTGCCGACGGCGACGACTATCTCTTCACCGATCCCCGCTACACTGATGCGGCCCTCAAGGTCTGGGATGAAGACAAGCTCTTCATCTACTCCGCCAACAAGTTCGAGCTGGTGAGCAACACCCTGCAGGGCAAAGGCATCAAGGCCATGGGCGTGGAACCCAAGGCCCTGCACCTCTTCGACTACGACAAGCTCAATGAGCGCTTCACCCTCCAGAGCACCGACAACGTGGTGGAAGAGCTGCGCATCATCAAGGACGAGGATGAAATCCGCCGCATGGACGCCTCCATCGCCCTGAACCACAAGCTGTTCGAATACATCGAAGGCCAGTTGGAACCCGGCAAGACCGAGGAACAGGTTGCCTGGGAAGTAGAGAAATTTTTCCGCGAAAACGGTGCCGAAGAGCTCGCCTTTTCCACCATCGTGGGTGTCGGCCCCAATGCGGCCCTGCCCCACGCCATCCCCGGGCAGGATCAACTGCGCGAGAACGACATGGTGCTCATCGACACCGGCTGCCGTCTCGAGGACTACAACTCTGACCAGACCCGCACCTTCTGGGTGGGCGACAAGCAGTCCGACCGCTTCAAGGAGACCATGGATCTGGTCCGCGCCGCCCAGCAGGCCGCCATCGACATCATCCGTCCGGGCCTGTCCTACCTCGACGCCTACAAGGCCTCCTACGCCGTCTTCGAGAAGGCTGGCGTGGCAGCCATGTTCACCCACGGCCTCGGCCACGGCATCGGCCTCGAGACCCATGAGCCCCCGAGCCTCAGCAAGGCTGCCAAGGGCACCCTCAAGCCCGGCATGGTCGTCACGGTAGAGCCCGGCCTCTACGACGCCAAATGGGGCGGCATCCGCTGGGAATATCAGGTGCTCGTCACCGAAGACGGCTGCCGAATCATGTAG
- a CDS encoding NAD+ synthase — MKIGILQLNPLVGDVSGNARMIVEAAREAKAMGASFCITSELALTGYPPRDLLLYDGFVAQVRTEAEKLAKELAGDIPVLLGSVEKNETGQGKPVFNCALWCQGGEVRQAFRKTLLPTYDVFDEARYFEPCPENDPANILEFDGLRIGVTICEDAWNDKDFWETRTYERDPLEIIAKAQPDCIVNLSASPLSLGKQQLRENMLGAVAEKYGVPLVYANQYGGNDDLVFDGRSCAFSADGKLTDRAPGFEKAVLLVDTDGPGSIAEDDFSRAAETWRALVTGTRDYVHKSGFSKAVIGLSGGIDSAVTAVVAAEALGAENVTCVLMPSPYSSQGSIDDSIELAENLGVKIFTLPIEPIMAQFTETLAEPFAGYDVDTTEENIQSRIRGNLLMAMSNKFGALLLTTGNKSELAVGYCTIYGDMSGGYAVISDVDKTGVFAVARWYNEHVAPNIPEAIITKPPSAELRPDQKDEDSLPPYDILDAILALHIERHQTLEQIVAAGYERPVVEKVLGLVRFAEFKRRQAAPGIKLTPRSFGTGWRMPLACKREL; from the coding sequence ATGAAAATCGGCATACTGCAACTCAATCCACTGGTCGGTGACGTGTCGGGCAATGCCCGAATGATCGTCGAAGCTGCGCGCGAGGCCAAGGCCATGGGCGCTTCGTTCTGTATCACTTCGGAATTGGCGCTTACAGGCTATCCTCCCCGCGACCTGTTGCTTTATGACGGGTTCGTGGCGCAGGTCCGTACCGAAGCGGAGAAGCTGGCCAAAGAGCTGGCCGGAGATATCCCGGTGCTGCTGGGCAGTGTGGAAAAGAATGAGACAGGGCAGGGCAAGCCGGTTTTCAACTGTGCCCTGTGGTGCCAAGGCGGCGAAGTTCGTCAGGCGTTCCGCAAGACGCTGCTGCCGACCTATGACGTCTTTGACGAGGCGCGTTACTTCGAGCCGTGCCCAGAGAACGATCCTGCCAATATTCTGGAGTTTGACGGTCTTCGCATCGGTGTGACCATCTGCGAGGACGCATGGAACGACAAGGATTTCTGGGAAACGCGCACCTATGAGCGTGATCCGTTGGAAATCATTGCCAAGGCCCAGCCAGACTGCATCGTGAATCTGTCTGCTTCCCCCCTGTCCCTCGGCAAGCAGCAGTTGCGCGAGAATATGCTCGGCGCTGTTGCCGAGAAATATGGCGTGCCGCTGGTCTATGCCAATCAGTATGGTGGTAATGACGACCTGGTGTTCGATGGTCGCTCCTGCGCATTCAGTGCGGATGGTAAGCTCACGGATCGTGCGCCCGGTTTTGAAAAGGCCGTGCTGCTGGTGGACACTGACGGTCCCGGCTCCATTGCCGAAGACGATTTTTCCCGCGCGGCCGAGACGTGGCGCGCACTGGTAACCGGTACGCGCGACTATGTGCACAAGTCCGGCTTTTCCAAGGCGGTCATCGGCCTGTCCGGTGGTATCGACTCCGCTGTCACCGCTGTAGTGGCCGCCGAAGCACTCGGGGCCGAGAACGTGACCTGCGTGCTCATGCCGTCCCCTTATTCCAGTCAGGGCAGCATCGACGACTCCATCGAACTGGCCGAGAATCTCGGTGTCAAAATATTCACCCTGCCCATCGAGCCCATCATGGCCCAGTTCACCGAGACGCTGGCCGAGCCGTTTGCCGGATACGATGTAGACACCACCGAAGAGAACATTCAGTCGCGTATCCGCGGCAATCTGCTTATGGCCATGTCCAACAAGTTTGGCGCGTTGCTGCTCACCACGGGTAACAAGAGCGAACTGGCGGTGGGGTACTGCACCATCTACGGCGACATGTCCGGCGGTTACGCCGTCATCTCGGATGTGGACAAGACCGGAGTATTTGCGGTGGCCCGTTGGTACAACGAGCATGTTGCGCCCAATATTCCCGAGGCCATCATCACCAAGCCACCGTCTGCCGAGTTGCGGCCGGATCAGAAGGATGAGGATTCCCTGCCGCCTTATGACATCCTCGATGCCATTCTCGCGCTGCATATCGAGCGGCACCAGACCCTTGAGCAGATCGTGGCCGCTGGATATGAGCGTCCCGTGGTCGAAAAGGTCCTCGGGCTGGTCCGTTTCGCCGAGTTTAAGCGTCGTCAGGCCGCGCCCGGTATCAAGCTGACGCCGCGCTCCTTTGGCACCGGTTGGCGCATGCCTCTTGCCTGCAAGCGCGAGCTGTAG
- a CDS encoding SPOR domain-containing protein — protein MKKTTKSVFLFAVTLTVMCLMLAGCFRKHITSAPPARRPASDTSAPAPKVPVVVEGETAPEAEPEAAVVIEETYVVDAPAEASAAAPKVEEGELAEEATIAPPEEAAITQESTEAKAMQESVTEAQDAPVPTPMAEMYYVQVGAFSDLENASNLLSKLIAEGYKGSKLSDSGNGLYRVQAGAFTEEADAIKALMDLQGEYPNGFVLKSRPVE, from the coding sequence ATGAAAAAAACGACCAAATCCGTATTTCTGTTCGCCGTGACGCTCACTGTCATGTGTCTGATGCTCGCGGGCTGTTTCCGTAAGCACATCACCTCTGCTCCGCCCGCGCGCCGTCCGGCCTCTGACACTTCTGCACCCGCACCCAAGGTGCCCGTCGTAGTGGAAGGCGAGACCGCGCCTGAGGCCGAGCCCGAGGCCGCCGTGGTCATCGAGGAGACCTACGTGGTCGACGCGCCCGCTGAAGCCAGCGCTGCTGCTCCCAAGGTGGAGGAAGGCGAACTGGCAGAAGAAGCAACCATCGCACCTCCCGAGGAAGCGGCCATCACGCAGGAGTCCACTGAAGCCAAAGCCATGCAGGAAAGCGTGACCGAAGCTCAGGATGCCCCTGTCCCCACTCCCATGGCCGAGATGTACTATGTGCAGGTAGGAGCCTTCTCTGATCTGGAAAACGCCAGCAACCTGCTCTCCAAGCTCATAGCTGAAGGCTACAAGGGCTCCAAGCTCTCCGATTCCGGCAACGGTCTTTACCGAGTCCAGGCCGGCGCCTTCACCGAAGAAGCCGACGCCATCAAGGCGCTCATGGACCTCCAGGGCGAATACCCCAACGGTTTCGTCCTGAAGAGCCGCCCTGTCGAGTAG
- a CDS encoding integration host factor subunit alpha, producing MSTLTKAGIVDYIYERTDKNRAEIKDLVEVILEIMKTAVKKDHALLISGFGKFEAYDKRARKGRNPQTSQTITLPPRKVVVFRLSRKFRAELNPA from the coding sequence ATGAGCACACTCACTAAAGCCGGTATCGTGGACTACATTTACGAGCGCACTGACAAGAACCGCGCCGAGATCAAGGACCTTGTAGAAGTCATCCTTGAGATCATGAAGACTGCCGTGAAGAAGGATCATGCCCTTCTGATCAGCGGCTTCGGCAAGTTCGAGGCTTACGACAAGCGCGCACGCAAGGGCCGTAACCCGCAGACCAGCCAGACCATCACCCTGCCCCCGCGCAAGGTTGTAGTCTTCCGGCTGTCCCGCAAATTCCGCGCAGAACTGAATCCCGCCTAG
- a CDS encoding HIT family protein, whose product MIPKDPDCIFCKILAGEIPCAKIYESENCLAFLDIAPVNAGHALVLPKGHYPTLMDIPAELGCELTESLSKVGKAVMEATGADGLNLMQNNYEAAGQLVHHVHFHLIPRHSDDGLKLWPQTGYENPDEMGRLAETIAGLLK is encoded by the coding sequence ATGATTCCAAAGGATCCGGACTGCATATTCTGCAAGATTTTGGCTGGCGAAATACCGTGCGCCAAAATCTATGAATCTGAAAACTGTCTGGCCTTTTTGGACATCGCTCCTGTGAACGCGGGACATGCCCTGGTTTTGCCCAAGGGTCATTACCCCACGCTCATGGACATCCCGGCCGAGCTGGGATGTGAGTTGACCGAGTCCCTGTCCAAAGTGGGCAAGGCGGTCATGGAAGCAACCGGAGCCGACGGCCTCAACCTCATGCAGAACAATTATGAGGCGGCCGGGCAGTTGGTTCATCACGTGCATTTTCATCTTATTCCGAGGCATTCCGACGATGGGCTCAAGCTCTGGCCCCAGACCGGATATGAAAACCCGGATGAGATGGGCAGGCTGGCGGAAACGATCGCCGGTTTGCTGAAATAA